CCGTTCGCGGTCGCGCCGCCGCGCGCGGACACGGCGCGGGCGCGCTGGGTGGAGCCGGTCCTGGTCGGGGAGGTGGTGTACCGGCAGTTCACCCGCGGCGCGGGTCGGCTGCGCCACACCGCCTGGCGCGGCCTGCGCCCGGACAAGAAGCCCGCCGACGTCCTCGCGCCACGCACCCAGGAACCCGCCACCACCGAACCCGCGCCACCAGCCGCCCGGGCGCGGCCGCCGCGCGCGAGCACCACCGGACGTTCGGCCCGCGCGGCGGCGTCCGCGCAGGAGCCCCCGGCGCCGCTGGGGCCGAAGGTGACGGTGCAGGCCGGGGCCCGGCGGCTGACCCTGTCCAACCTCGACAAGCAGCTGTATCCGTCAGGATTCACCAAGGGTGAGGTCGTCCACTACTACAGCCGGGTGGCGCCGGTGCTGTTGCCGCACCTGGCCGGGCGGCCGGTGACGTTCATCCGGTTCCCCGACGGCGTCGGCGATCAGCAGTTCTTCGAGAAGAACGTCCCCAACGGCGCCCCCGGCTGGCTGCCCAGCGTGGCGTTGCCGAGCACCGGGGCGCGCAGCCGGCACGCCGAGCGCGGCGAGCCGATCACCTATCCGCTGCTCGATGAGCTCGGGGCGCTGGTGTGGGCGGCGAACATGGCCGCGCTCGAGCTGCACGTCCCGCAGTGGCGGATCGACCCCGGCCCACCCGCGGCACGCGGGCTGCCGGACCGGCTGGTGTTCGACCTCGACCCTGGCCCGGGCACCTCGATCGTCGAGTGCTGCCGGGTCGCCGAGCGGCTGCACGACCTGCTGGCCACGGACGGGCTCACCCCGTTCGCGAAGACGTCCGGGTCGAAGGGCATGCAGCTCTACTGCGGCATCGACGTCGACGACCCGGGCGCGCCGTCGGCCTACGCGAAACGCCTCGCCCAGCAGCTGGCCCGCGAAACCCCCGACCAGGTGACCGCAGTGATGGCCAAGGCCCAGCGCACCGGCCGGGTATTCATCGACTGGTCCCAGAACAACCCGGCGAAAACCACGATCGCGCCGTACTCGCTGCGCGGGCGCGACAGCCCGACCGTGTCCACCCCCATCACCTGGGACGAAGTCCGCGCCTGCCAACGCGCCGGGCAGCTGGTGTTCACCGCCGAGGACGTCCTCGACCGCATCGACGACCACGGCGACCTGCTCGCCGACCTCAACCACACCCGCACAGCCCTGCCTCGCACCTGAGAATTCCACCGGCCAGCTGGGACATCGCCCCGGCATCGGTAGTCGTGCTGCGGCTGGGTTCAGTCGTCAGATGAAGGCGTGCTGGTGCTGGGCGTGCTCGGCGCGCCCTGAGCCGGGCCGGCGGGCACGGTTGGCAGATCGGCTTGAGTGATCGGGCGGCTAGGACTGGCGTAGCCGCCTTCCTTCTGAAGGCCGCCCTGGTCTTCCGGGCGTTGCTCGTTGACGTGGGCCATCAGAACTCCTGAAAGTCGAGATATTCGATTTCATTCCAGCGTACGAGCAGGCCGCGCTGCCCATCGACCGGCTGAGGTCGGTCACCCGAGTCTCGCAGAAGCTCGCCTGTCGCCGGGTCGATCTGGAAGCCCGTACTGAGGTACAGATCGCCGTCCTCGGGATATCCGCCGGCATAGGAGCGCCGGTTCGATGCGGTGTTCCAGTGCCCCCACAAACCCGCGATCCATGTGCCGGACTTGAGTTTGATCCGCAGGATGGCTGCGACGTCGTAGTTCCACATCCAATCCCAGGCGCGGGGTTCGATGTGCTTCCCCAGCGCCCACAAAGCCACCTTGTTGAGTCGGCGGTGGACCCCGCACCTGAAACGGGTCCGCCGATTCGCGTTCGGCGGCGGTTCGGCCGGCGTGCGTCGGAGCTGAGCCAACCCCGCGCCGATTCCGATCGGCAGGAAGACGTAGGCCACTGCCATGAGCTCGACAGACCACCACGGGACCTCGCCGCGCGCCAGCGCGTTGGTGAGGAAGTAGTGACGGTAAAGCAGGTACTCCGGTCCTGACGCCACGGCATGGAAGATCGCGGACGAGGCCAGGAACCGGACCAAACGATCGGCGAAGTTGACACCGAAGCTGCCCAGGGCGCGCTCGACCGCGAACGTGTAAGACGCGCCGGGAAGCAGCGCCATCAGCGCCACGACGAGCGCCTGGAACGTCGAGAGGTTCAACGGTTGTGCGCTCCTCTGTGCGGCACGTCGATGTGCGCATTGTCCACTCACGGTCTCGGTGGCGCTTGCGGCCGTGGTTGAGGACGAAGCCGTCTGATTGGCCGATGCCTTTGAGCAGAGACCGACTCCAGTCGAACATAGGTTCGAGCGTGCGTTACTGTCGTGTTGTTGGCGCTGGTGAGGGCGGTGATGAAGGCATGTCGCTGACGACACGTCTGGCCCGCGGCGAGCTGGCCCGCTGGTGCGCGGAGCACTGGGCCGGTGTCGAGAAGCTGACGGGGGATGTATATCGCCGGGCCCGGGCCGCGGGGGAGCCGGAGCCGGTGCGCCCGGCGGGCCGTCCGGAGCCTGGGCAGTGGGTGGGGGTCGACGTCGCGTTCCGGGTGCGGCTCGGGTTGCTGGCCGAGGGTGCCGCCCCGGCCGCCGCGCTGTTAGGCCCGGTCCGCGCCGGCTTGGTCAGCCCGGCCTGGGCTGACCAGGCCGGTGGGATGTTCGGCCCGTCGCGGCTGCCCGCGGCGATCGCCGGCCGGTTCTCGCCGTACCAGCGGCAGGTGCCGGACCTGCCCGCACGGGCGGGCGACGTCGGCGAGCACGAGGCGGTGCTGACGGAGTTCATCACGCGGGCCGGGCAGTTCTTGGCCGAGCACGCGCCGCCCGGCAGGCTGGGCACTCCGGGGCAGAGGCAGTGCTGGCCCGCGTCTGCTGGGTGCTCGCCGGCTGGGAGCACGCCTTCCGCACCGGCCGGATGCCCGAGCAGCTCGCCGCAATCCACGCCCATCCCGGCTACACCGTCGACGACCTGCGCGCCGCCGCCCCCGAACCGGCCGTGGCCGAGCTGGTGAACCTCGCGCGGGTCCTGCACACCAGTCGCACCCTCGCCGGCTGGCGCGGGGATGCCCCCGGTTGCCCGATCGCGACCGGTCCTCTCGGTATCGCCAATCCGATCATCCTGCCCGGCTGGGCCGAAGCCGACCTGCTGCTCGGCTCCACCCTGTGGGAGGTCACGACCGTCACCAGCCTGGACAACCCCGCCGTACTCGTCCGAGCGTTGTGGCGGCTGCTGGCCTGCGCCTGGCTGGACACCCGAGACGTCTACGGAATCCGGGCGGTCGGAATCTACCTGGCCCGCCACGGCGTGACGATGTCCTGGGGGCTGACCGCCTTTTGCAGCATGGTGTTCGGCGGCACCGGCCGCGACGACGCCGCGCGAGAAGCCTTCCTGCCCCTCGCCCGACGCCTGGCCCGCGCCGATGGCGCCGAACCCCCACCACCCTGGGTCCCGCGAGAGCGGATCCTCTACGGCAGCCATTGACAGTCAGGCGAAACGTTGCCCGTCGAGCATCCCAGCGACGCTTGCGCGCCTGCTCGCCAACAGCCGACGACATGGTCAGTGCTACAAAGATTCCCGCCTGCCCCGGCCACCCCAACAAGCAGACCAAGCAGGTGCTGTGCCGGGGACTGCGCACCGGCACCGGCACCGTTCGGATCGGGCCGACCCCGCCATTCGAGGATCTCGGGTGCCGGCGCTGTATCCGCGCCGCGGTCAAGGACGGCTACACCGAGATCATCACCAAAGACGGCGTGCTTAACCTCGCCGAGTTGCTGACACAACAGCGATAACCCGCTGGGCTTAGCCGGCTACCCACAGGGGCGTGCACTCCCGCGGACTGTCGGGCCCTCGGCCTACGCTTGACGGATGTCCGTGCTGCAGGCCTTCGCCGACGAGTCGTTCCATGAGGACGACGGCGGTGGCTTCTACGTACTCGCGGCCGCGGTCCTACCGGCCGACCGGCACGCCGAGCTGCGCCAGCTGATGCTGGATCTGCGAGGACCGCGGTCCGGGAAACTGCACTGGCAGGTGCTGACCGAGGTGCAGCGGCGGGACGCGGCCAAGCGGGTCGCCGACTTTGACGAGCTGCACTTCGTCGCCGTCGGTTCACCGGTGCCGGTGCGCCGGCAGGAGCGCGGCCGCGCGTTGTGCCTGCAGCGGCTGGTCGCCGAGCTGCACGGCGTCGGGGTCGAGCACCTGGTCGCCGAGGGGCGGACCGTTCAGCTCAATGCCCGCGACGTTCGCACGGTCCAGCAGGCCCGATTCATGCTGCCGAAGGGCGCGCGGTTCCGGCTCGACCACATGCTGGGCGTCGACGAGCCGCTGCTGTGGGTGTCCGACATCGTGGCCGGCGCCGTGCGTGCCCGGCTGCACGGCAACGAGACGTTCTTCGAGCCGCTCGCCGACTGCGTGCTGGAGCTGCAGGTGGGGACCCGGACCTGATCGGCTGCGGACATGCGTAAGGCCAGGGTCCCGGTATTCCCCGGGTGCACCTGGCCTTGCGACTCGCGCGACGCCCGCGGCGCCGTGCTCCCAACGAGTGGTGTCTCCTCTACTCGTTGCCAAACCGCGGTGAGAGCCGGGTTTGACTACACGAGCGTAACCCAGTTTCGAGTTCGCCAACACGTTCGCTGGTGTTCTGTTCGTCGCATCGTGTGTATTCGGGGAGCGTTCCAGTGCCGTAAACTCGCATTCGGGCTGGTCAGCGAGTTTACGGGTCGCATGGTGTGCCGATACCGGTGCGCCGTGGTCGGCGTTTCGGTTGCGGTCGGAGTTTCCGGTTCCGCAACTCGATCACGTACTCGCCGGTCCGCCGTGCCAGGAGTTTTCGGGAAACTCAGGCGTTCGCAGGCGGGGCGCTCCGGCGCCGCCCAGGGGCGGCCACAGGAGGTCAGGGCTTCTGCGGGCAGGGGTTCGTCGGCGAGCCGGGGGAGCGGGTCGTCAGTGTGCTCGTTGGGCAGGCAGCGTCTCGCTGGCCTGCTCGGCGTTGTTCTTGCCGACGTCGGTGAAGTCGACCGGGACCGGTCCGGGCGGAAGGTCGGCCCAGGTCCAGGTGCGCGCTCGCGCACGAGCGGCCCTCCACAGGGGCTCCTGGGAGGGCTGCTCGTCGGGCAGGTTGAGTCAGGCGTTCGCGGGGATCGCGCGTGCGCGGTCGGCCTCGAGTTCGGCGAGGATGCGCTCGCGCAGCTCGTGCAGGACCTCGCGCCGGATCCGGTCCTCTTCCTCGGCGTCATCGAGGTCGAGTTCCTGCTCGGCCAGCACGCCGAGCGCCCGCTGGACCGGCCCGGCCAGCAGGGCATCGCCCTGCCGCTGAGTGAGCAGCATCCGGTAGGTCCGCACGTGCTCGTCGACGACCTGGCGGACGGCACCGAGGGCGTTCTCGACGATGTTCTCGGCGAGTGCCTCGACCATGGCACGCAGAGCCGACTCGCTGAGCTGTGAGGGCAGCTTGGTGCCCTTGAGCCAGCCCACCAGGGTCGTGTGGCCCGGGACGCGCGGGACACGCTTGGCCATCGCCGCGTGGAGGGTGCGGGTGCTGAGGGTCGAGTAGTCGAGGAGGTACCGCAGGTGCGCGAGGAACGCCGGCTCCGTATCGATGGTCTGCAACGGCGCCGTCATGACCTCCTGCGCTGTCGCGGTCCCGGAGACCCACAGCAGCGAGTTCGAGCTCGTACCGGCCTGGCGCTTGCCCTTCGCCGCCGCAACCGCCTGGAACGCGGCGTTGAAGCGGCGCCAGATCTCCTGCCGCACGGTGTGCGCAGCTCCGGCCAAGTCGAGTACTGCCCGGTAGACCTCACGTGCGAAGAGAGTTGTCTCCTCCGGGTTCCATGCCCGGCGCAGCAGGGCCGGCCGGATGCTGACATCGGTGCCCACCTCGCCAGCCAGCAGCCGCCACTCGTGCTGGCCCGGGTCGAGCGCAGCCAGCGCACGGTGCAGTTCCTTCGTCCGGGCCTCCGCTATCGCCAGGGCACGCGGGTCGTCGACGACGTCCACCGCCGCGGCCACGCGGCCGCCGGCAATCGCCTTGCCGGGAACCGCCAGCTTGATCCGCTTCCCCGGAGTGACGTACCGGCCGCGTGCCTCGGCATCGGCCAGGCGCCGGAGTGTCTCCCGCCTCAGCTCCCAGTGCTCCTCGGCCAGCGCTTCGAGCTGCTGCCCCAGCGTGGGGATGACGTTGGCCCGGTCCTGAGCCTGGTCGGCGAACGGGATCGCGGTGTTCACGCGATCACGCTCCCGCCCGGAAAACGCAGGTGCCGCAGCGGGACACCGCGCACAAGGGCCAGCAGCATCACGACCACGCCGGCGGACAGCAGCAGTTCGGCACTGAGCCGCTCCAGCACGATGACGGCGACCACTGCCGTCGTGAAGGTCAGGACCTCCAGCACGCTGAGCGCGCCGCAGGACCGCTTGGGCCGCCGCGGCGGCAGGATGTAAACCATCGGGTGTTCTCCTTGCTTGACAGCTGGGCCATCACCCGAAAGTCGCGCGACGCAATGGGCGTTGCGTCGCGCGTCGGGCGCCACAGAACAAGAAAATCACACCGCTGTAGGCCCGCCACGCACGTTCGTGAACGGATTTGTTCAGGCTTCTCATTTCCCCAGGTGGCCCCTAGAGTGACCTGCAACACAACCGACGAGTTGTGTTGCAGGTCACACGCAAAACCTGAGCGGCGCGTCCTGTCTGACCTGGGACGCTCGGCTTACCGGGCCCTCCCGGCTCGCCGGGCGCTGTACGAGAGTGTGCAGAAAACCGCAGAAAACCTGATGTGTCCCCCCAAAACGGGGGGATAGTTTCCACGTCTCTTCTAGTAGGAAGTTCCTCTAAAAACTCTCTACCAGCTGAGATGCGCACGAATATCACGTGCGAAACTAGTTTTCTCGGGTCGCTTCCCTGTTTGACAGCTGGGCCGACACGAGAGGCCGGGCGCGGAGCCGAGCATCCTGTGGGCGCAGGACGGCACCGCAGCCCGGCCGCTTCATCTCCGACTGGACTCGACCTACGAGGACAGTGCCCCGTAGCTCAGCTGTATGCCCGGAGGCTGGTGCCCTGGGTCGGGCCCCACATCGCGGGCGCCGATCGCTGCCGTCTCATCGCAGGCCCTCCGTACTGCCCGGCTCGGGCTGGCGCAGCGCGGCGTCGTCTGGACGATCGGTGAAGGCGGGCTGCAGCGCGAGTTCTTCGCCGGCGGTGATGAGGTCGGCCAGTACCGGGGCGGCGGAGTTCTCCAGCGTGTCGGCGGCGGCGAGGTAGGCCTCGGTGACCGCGACGGAGGAGTGGCCGAGGTCGGCGGCGAGCTGGCGGATGTGGACGCCGTGGGCTTCGGCGACGCGGGCGTAGAAGTGCCGCGCGCTGTGCGGGTGGATGGTGTCGGCGATCGGCCGCAGCGCCGCAGCGTGGGCCCGCATCGTCGAGGAACCGCTGGCCGCGGCGACGCGCAGCAGGCTCGTGCATAGCGACTTGAGGATGCGGGGAATCTGCTCGACGCCGAGGCGGGCGCTGCTGGTGGTGGCCAGCAGCGGTGTCGCCGCGGGTTTCGCGCCGACCTGCCCGGCGACGGTGAGCTCGGCGCCGGCCTCGTGGGCATCACGGGCGGTGAGGTAGGCGTCGAGGGAGTCCAGGGCGACGGCGGTGATCCGGACCCACCGGTTTTTCGCGCCCTTGCCGTGGATGTGCAGCGCGGGGTGCCCGTCGGGGCCGGCGCGGCGCAGATCGCCGCGGTTGGCGGCGCAGAGCTCGTCGGCGCGGATGCCGGTGGTGGTGAGCAGATCGACCATCGCCGCGTGCCGCAGCGCCACGAGCTCGCGGGTGGCCAGCGGGCCGCGGCCGCGGTAGGTGCGGGCCGCGACCCGCAGCGCCCGGACCTGGGCCAGGGTCAGGGCGACCGTGGGCTTTTCCACGGGCGGGCGGAGCACGCCGAGGCGGCCGCGTTCGGTGCGCGGCAGCGCCGCGGGCACCTCGAACGTGGTTTTCCCGCGCAGCCGCATCTCGCGGTAGAACGCGGAGACGTAGCCGAGCCGGGTTTTGCGGGTCCCGGCCGGGACTCCGGCGGCCTGCTGGGCGGCGAGCCATTCCCGCAGATGCTCGCGGCTCATCTCGGTCAGCGGGTTGATCCCGGCGCGCTGGCACCAGGGGAAGAAGGTCAGCGGGTTCGGGGCTTCGGGGGCGTTGCGGGTCGGCTCTCCGCGCCAGAGCCGCTGATCGGCGCGGGGGATCCCGAGCGCGTTGGCCGCGGTGGTGCGCGAGGTCGCGCGGGTGTAGCCGGTGAGCAGCCAGGCGGCGGTCTCGTCGACCAGCGGCCGCGCCCAGGCCGGTGCCCCCTCCTGTTCTTCCGGCTCGGCCGGTGCGGCGAGGCCGGTGCCGGGCGGCTCGGCGGCCAGCACGGTGCCCGCGGCCGCAAACCCATCTGCGGCGTCGTCGCCCGGTCGCTCGTCGATGTCGACGGCATGGCCGTGCTCGTCGACGGGCCGGGCACCGGCGAGCAGCTGCGCGGCGGGGTCGGGGTGCCTGCTGGCCCAGCTGGTCAGGTCGTGGGCGTGGGCACGGATCTGCACGGCCATCGCCGCCAGCGACACCGCGACCGGGTCAGGGTGCTCGACGGCGAGCGCGGCCTCGGCGGCGGTCTGCAGCAGCTGCGCGGCCTCCCGCAACGCCACGGCCTGGCCGACCAGGCGGCGGCGGGAGATCTCCCGCGCGCCGGTTTCGCTGCGGGCGTCGGCGCGGGGGACCAGCCGGGCCGCGCCGCGGGCGAGCGCGTCCAGCCGCGCGGCGAGCTCGTCGGCGTCCGCGCGCCGCTCGTCCTGGACTTCGCCGTCTGGTCCGGGGTGCAGCAGGGTGTGCAGCTGCCGGGTCAGCTCGAGGACCAGCTCGACCGCGCGGAGCCGGCCGCTGTCTGCGGGTTCGGTGGCGAGGGTCGGGTCGGTGCCGAGCGCGGCCGCCAGGTCTCGGCACGCCGCGGCGGCCGCGGCCAGGCGCTCACGCACCCACCCCGCGGCGGTGGCGCCGGCGGCGTGGTCGCAGTCGGCGGCCGCGGCGCGCAGCCGGACGGCGATCTCCGGTTCGGCCGGCCCGGACGGCGACATCGCGCTGCTCATACCGCACCGCCCCGGCGGCGGACGGGCCCGGCCGCGACCATCAGCGGGACGTCGGCGGGCATCTCGATCGCGTGGTTCTGGTCGAGGACCATGCAGCGCAGGTCGGCGTCGGACTGCATGACCGGCGCCCGGCCGAGCAGGAACGCGCCGACGCCGACGAGGAACACGCGGGTGACCGCGTCGGAGCCCTTCTTCGTCTGCGGCGCCTGGAACAGCAGGTAGCGGACGTGCTGCAGCAGCCGTAGCCGCTCGGCGCTGTCGCCGATGTCCGCGTCGGCCAGCAGGTACAGGGCGGTGTCGAAGATCGTGTCTGCGTCGTCGGGGTCGGCGGAGACGACGTAGAGCAGATCGCCGCCCGTCTCCATCCGGCTGGTATCGCGCCCACGAGCGGCGACCCGGGCGGTCAGCTCGTCGGCGATGGCGCGCGCGGCATCGCCGCGGACGAGGCGGTTGCCGAGGATCTGCCGCCGCGTGCTGGGGATCCGTACGACGTTCTGCAGCACGTCCGGGTTTGGCAGCCACCCGGCGTTGTCGAAGCGGGCCTGGGCGAGCTGTCCGTAGCGCAGCATGATCTCGCTGGCCGGGGTCGGCCGGCCGCTCTGGAAGGTGCGGGTGGCCGGATCCCAGTGCGCGCCGTCGCGCAGCCGGCCGAGGTAGCCGATCCGGTCGTAGTTGGGGCCGCCGTCGCGGATCGTCGTCCGGAACCGTTGCGGGTCCAGCGGAATCCCGGTGCCGGGACGGCCGGGTGCCTGCAATGCGAGCTCGTAGCGCCATTGCACGAGATCGGCGTGCGCCTGGGCGAGCAGGTCGCGTCGCTGCAGCCGGGACCGGCAGCCCGGCCATTCGGCGACCAGCCGCCGGCGCAGCGCCTCGGCCGCGGCGGCCTGGTGCTGGGCGAACCCGCGAACGCGGGTCTGCTCGGCCGGGTCGCTGCTGCGCAGCGCC
The sequence above is drawn from the Amycolatopsis australiensis genome and encodes:
- a CDS encoding DUF6338 family protein produces the protein MNLSTFQALVVALMALLPGASYTFAVERALGSFGVNFADRLVRFLASSAIFHAVASGPEYLLYRHYFLTNALARGEVPWWSVELMAVAYVFLPIGIGAGLAQLRRTPAEPPPNANRRTRFRCGVHRRLNKVALWALGKHIEPRAWDWMWNYDVAAILRIKLKSGTWIAGLWGHWNTASNRRSYAGGYPEDGDLYLSTGFQIDPATGELLRDSGDRPQPVDGQRGLLVRWNEIEYLDFQEF
- a CDS encoding site-specific integrase gives rise to the protein MSSAMSPSGPAEPEIAVRLRAAAADCDHAAGATAAGWVRERLAAAAAACRDLAAALGTDPTLATEPADSGRLRAVELVLELTRQLHTLLHPGPDGEVQDERRADADELAARLDALARGAARLVPRADARSETGAREISRRRLVGQAVALREAAQLLQTAAEAALAVEHPDPVAVSLAAMAVQIRAHAHDLTSWASRHPDPAAQLLAGARPVDEHGHAVDIDERPGDDAADGFAAAGTVLAAEPPGTGLAAPAEPEEQEGAPAWARPLVDETAAWLLTGYTRATSRTTAANALGIPRADQRLWRGEPTRNAPEAPNPLTFFPWCQRAGINPLTEMSREHLREWLAAQQAAGVPAGTRKTRLGYVSAFYREMRLRGKTTFEVPAALPRTERGRLGVLRPPVEKPTVALTLAQVRALRVAARTYRGRGPLATRELVALRHAAMVDLLTTTGIRADELCAANRGDLRRAGPDGHPALHIHGKGAKNRWVRITAVALDSLDAYLTARDAHEAGAELTVAGQVGAKPAATPLLATTSSARLGVEQIPRILKSLCTSLLRVAAASGSSTMRAHAAALRPIADTIHPHSARHFYARVAEAHGVHIRQLAADLGHSSVAVTEAYLAAADTLENSAAPVLADLITAGEELALQPAFTDRPDDAALRQPEPGSTEGLR